Below is a window of Zerene cesonia ecotype Mississippi chromosome 18, Zerene_cesonia_1.1, whole genome shotgun sequence DNA.
AAACTTGTACACGCTTTTGGAGgcagaattaatttttagtcaCATTTCCTCTGTTGTTGTACATTGCCCATAAAGAACATCTTTGATGTAAcccttataaaaaaaaacgaaccaAATTAGATCTAGAGATTTTAGAGGAGATTTTGGCCATGATATGTTAGGCCATACTTCCAGGATCTACTGACTGCAATAGTGGCTGCAAAACCGAGGGacgaattaaaattgattaggTATACAGTATAAAATCTCACTCgcaattattgtaatgtataggagcataattttttgtaatatacaatattcttCTCTGCATTTTCTCGTTGTttgcaaacattttaaatatatatctgcAAAGCCACCCCAAGCGAAAATCATACCCCTAAACcagaatagaaataaacagatttttcaatttatctgttcatgtggataacatcacaaCTGCTTTAATGGTGCATCTCTATTACAAATACTACAAATAATGTTGTGATCATTTGGTGGGGgacatatctatttataaagatgcaatattttataagatttgtaTCATTAAAACTAAAGACAAGGGCATCATTAttgaacatataaaataagaacttACAGGTTAATATTCTGTCCACATATATGCTGTACTAATGTCTTACAGTCCAATAGCTCCCTGTGGGAGTCATCCACGCTATCTTCACTGATAATCATAAACACATGGTCCAACCACtaagaacaaataatatatatataatttgcaaggcaatatttaaatatcttcaagttaatatgaaatattcaaacatatcatagatgaatatttttataaggtaCCActactagcattccgcccgcggcttcacctgCATGAAATTTGGATATAttgctttcatctccctatttcaactccttgtATCCTTTTTTTCGTGATAATAAtcatcctatgtcctttcccaagttcatttctaccttcataccaaattacataaaaattggttcagtggtttaggcgtgaaagtgtaacagacggacagacagagttactttcgcaattataatataagtagggatAAGTAAACATCTGATTATTTCTTAGccattcttaaatattatttttttaaatgtatataaaatgcattcCATACATGTtactaatgaaaattattggTTTTACCTCATCAAAAACGATGGATGTTTTATCTTTGCATTGCATGGATGTGTAGGTATTACTAAATTGAGCTGCCATTATACGCTGCGATGTTATGATTGGTGACAAAAGTTGTGAGACATGGTGACTGTCAGTTATTGTTTCATTGGCttcctgaaataaaaatttgtatatatagtaGAGATGCCACAAATAGTTGAttggccgaataccgaataccgaatattcGGCAACGCTGTCGGCCGAAGCGCCGAATATTCGGCGCGAAATACACGCTAAAATCAATACACGGGGCACGTTCGCTGGAATAAGACAAGTAAAAACCTGTTTTCCTCGTTGCGTTGGCGCGGCAGGAGATTGATggctatttgtttcaattcaattgcAAGTAAATCACGTCAAGGATAGTCGCCTAGATAGGAAGGCCGGTCCTTACAAGTGGTGGTTAGcaaacgaaaaacaatacCCAAACCTTtcgaaatttgttaaaatgtatCTTTCTTCTCCTGAAAGTAGCGTGTATAGAGAGGTTATTTTCTGAGGCTGGTATCATTTACGATGAAAAGCGTAGTCGTTTGCTACCAATAAATGCTGAAAAGCTTGTTTTTATCCATCACAACTTAccactgatcaattttaattactaaagagTTGTAATTTGGAAATACATAGATAATTTTGAGTAATAtgtctttttttcattgatttgctattcggtattcggccgaATAGTACGTATTATtcggccgaataccgaatagctGCCGAATATTCGTGGCATCTCTAATATATAGTCAAAACTGTTTAGAACATACAACACATCGTTAAAAACAGATTTtgactgtatattttataatttttttacacactACATACACTTACAGCAGGAAAGTTGAAATAAGTAAGaacgtttaattaaatgttaaaatacctACTTGGTCATTAAAAGATTTCATTCGGCGCAAAAATTCTTCGTCCCATTtagaatacaataaatcatttacacTGTCGAAAATTAGAATTGCCTTCATGATTATAGttcaatataaaagtgaaTCAAAGTAGTcggttaaattaataagaatgcGGTTTAAGCTACacactttaaaaacaataacacaaaaagCTGCCTTAAATATTTGTGACACAGATCAAGTTAATTTGTGACAGTTTACACCCCTCGACTTAAATtccatacaataatatacacaacaaccagataatttatttttgttgaaatttttataacagcaataaaaaatgagttgcataaataaatactaatctagttttatattttaatcataaaaattattttattgtgcacTTTTATCTGACAAATGACATTCGTAAGTCAtagattatacaaaattaataatgctaTCGATTGAGTTCCACAGAGCAAGTTATATTGTCATTTTGTTggaaaagtatttatatataactaggaAGCTGGTGCTTCCGATTTCGTTCGCGAATACTGGaggttttgataaaattaggTTTTAGGTATAGATATAACACTTTCCTTTACGAATTTCTGCAGAACATTAAATGTTCCAATCTCGCagatcttaaaatttatagaaaatgctCATTGcgtgtaccaaattttgtaattGCACAATTTTTTACATCTCTATACTGCATCATGCTTCTCAGTTTCCGAAATAAGCTTTAGCCTGTATGTTACCTAGACAATATATACCATTATATATCtctgtatgtatgcttattgTGTAATAAGTACAAAATCACCGCTTTTAACCGCTATCGCATCGCTACAAAAATGAGTGAAGttcaaaaaaatttagaaaattgaGTATTTTTGATGTTGACCATCACCATGTTGACTAATGGATATCTTGTGTAGTTGTACATCTCTagagttaatttattaactcgACTAGTCTAGCCTAAACGATAagcaaactttaaaataaattttcaatttagacAATAATGTTCACAACTGCACAACAGCGATCTAGCACAATAGCACTCTCTACCATCCTATGTcaagatataaaatagttccgttgcgacgtgacattagtaagaaaagaaaaaatgtttcgGTTAAAGATGGAGATTCCAACACCACttcataatcattttttttgttgtatttttcaatttaattttaaaaagacatTTAATGCATTATACGTACTCTGTGGTTGAGGCCAATTAAATGGTGCTCAATCGTCAAACGTCAGTGTAATGTCAATAGTTTATTTACACTTACTTTAAACTTTTACTTTATTGattgtacttattaataatataacaaaaaaatactaacgGCTGTATATGCATTAAAACATATCTAAGGCAAagccattaaaaaaatagccaTGAGTCGCGCACAAAATAATATGGTTCGTTTTGTTAATGTTGATATTTTCAAGAAGGTTAACATATTCATCAGTTAAATGCAATACGTCtttttattacagaaaaaGATTAAATCTCTCTGTTACCTTACATTAGGCGGTGCAATTTCTTATCaagtaatatattacaaaaaggaTTTCAGAGGTTATTACGAAAATGTATTACAACCTGTAAGCCAGTTATTGAACCCTGAATGGGCACATAACCTTGGTGTATCAGCATTAAAATATGGTATTTTTCCTTCTGAAAATTTTGATGACCCTGCCGTGTTGGTGAGATctcaataaaacttaatttacataaattgcttgataattttgtagtgagtaaacattttataatataaaatatatattttagaaaactacgtttttaaattacaatctcAAAAATCCTATTGGCATAGCTGCTGGCTTCGATAAGCATGGTGATGCAGTGAAAGGCCTAAGAAATATTGGTTTTTCTATTGTGGAAATTGGATCAGTGACACCTGAACCTCAACCCGGCAATCCAAAGCCTAGAGTCTTTCGACTTCCGGAGGATCAAGCTGTTATTAATAGATATGGCTTTAATAGTGAAGGACACAACATTgtctttgataaaattaaagacatGGACAAAACACTCTTAGATAAAGGATTACTGGGTATAAATTTGGGCAAAAATAAGAATTCCACAAATGCAATTGGCGATTATATATTAGGGAtacagaaattttataaaatagcagattattttgttattaatataagcaGGTATTACTCTTTCAGTCTTCATaggacatattattatgtatgtttacaaaaagaacaataattacaagttaaaaaaaaaaccacaaaaGCATACTGGTTTGTTttctcttaatatttatttaataatcaaaataatttattttatttttagtccCAATACTCCAGGATTGAGGTCCTTACAGAACAAAGAAGAATTACAGAAACTACTAAATGCAGTCAACAAAACGATAGAATCTCTAGATATAGCAAAAAAACCTCCACTATTACTTAAACTTGCCCCAGACTTAAATATTGAGGAAATGAAAGACATTGTATCTgttattttgaacaaaaatactaaagtTGATGGTCTTATCATATCCAACACAACAATAGATAGGTCTAATCTGAATAATACAGAATTTTCTCAAGAGTCTGGTGGACTCAGTGGGAAGCCATTGGGAAATAAATCTACAGAAATGATAAAGACCATGTACAAGCTCACAAGAGGTATGTTTTACAATTGTCATATAGTTACACAATACAGAAAATATTggttatattaaaacagttaaggaacattgttatatttgttgaaTTAGATTCATGATTGTAATTTTTCTGCATGAAACAATTAATGAACAATGCAAGTGGGGTGGGGTTTACTTTtctagtacataataatttcttcttatatttttactacagGAAAAGTACCTATCCTTGGAGTAGGTGGTATATTTAGTGGACAGGATGCCTATGAAAAAATACTAGCTGGAGCCAGTGCTGTGCAAATTTATACTGCCCTTATATACTATGGACCACcaattgtaacaaaaattaaatcagaATTAGCCGAGTTACTGCAGAGAGATGGTTACAGCTGTGTTGATGATGCTGTTGGAAAGGGTGTAAAATTGTgatgaacaataaaaatacaatatatgttACAACAAATCTATTaaggttatatatttattttgttactcaaaaatattatatttgttattaaactcCCACTTTTTCTTCTTCACCTGAAATATATGTTACCATAgattcaacaaaataatattgcataaattatatttacagaataaaatgagcaatacaaaattaaaaacaattattattactttttacctATTAGTTTGCAGTTGGGTAATTTTGATTGTATATGTTTCTTGCAATCTTCAAGATTATTTACACCCGATAATTTAAAGAGGACCAGTGTTTGAAGTTTGTTTAAAGAACTCAATTCTTTAACACCCATATCTGTGACATTAACACACTCTGAAACTTGGACATGGGTTAATGTATCCTTTCCATGATTTAATCCTTTCAAAGCTCTGTCATCAATGTATTTGTTGTTGTCCAGAATTATTTTCCACAAGTCTGTGCATCCACCTGAAAGTACTCATTATATGGTTATGAAAGACTAATCAAAGATATTATTGTGGTAAACATACTTAGATGGGGGAAACCATAATGTGATATTGAAGAACCCGTTCCATCTATTTCAGTCAATTTAGGAACAGACTGTGTGTCTGGCGGTAAAGAATTGTAATCTGTCTGCTTTTTTCCATTTGCCCAGACTACTTTACCACCATTTCGTAATACCCATTCAGCACATGTACGGTCGGGCCCCAAGAGCTTTATACGGTCAGGGTCTGGTTTATTGAACATCATGTTCACGTATTCCCAAAAAGATCTTTTTTGAAACGTAGTACGCGCATTTTGTCCAAATGTAAGTATCTACAACAAAGTTGCAcaattaaacgaaataaaacattgttacaTGTAATCAAGCGATTGCAATCAAGGACACACATTTTTCCTAATACacaacatttttcaaattttatttttagaaatttggTGCTCAGACTAGATCAATCACAAATACCTAGTCCAAAgcgtagtataataatacgggtagtagtataataatacggaTATAGTGCCCTCTCGCGTGATATTTTACGCCTCGATTTTGAAGCACCATCTGATATTCTTAACAAGAACTAAGGACACACACTCATGCATAGATTCAcacatgtatacatatatacgcaTTATATTGGTAATTGGacccatagattatacacatTACACTTGTATATTGGACCTTTCgacttatttatacattttgttcCAAGTTCTAACCTTGACGTGTAACAAATATAGGAATGTTTTGGCAACTGAACATTCACAAGAAAGACATaacaaaatagttatatacaCGTACtgggaaataaaaaaacattacagaggattttaaataaaacaacttaatatatatgaaattacgtctttattatctattttttatttttacaattgcgatacttgttatattattttacattgtagCTACAATAAATACTCACTATATTCACAACACGACACAAAATACcataaattactaattattatatcgc
It encodes the following:
- the LOC119833876 gene encoding dihydroorotate dehydrogenase (quinone), mitochondrial, whose amino-acid sequence is MSRAQNNMKKIKSLCYLTLGGAISYQVIYYKKDFRGYYENVLQPVSQLLNPEWAHNLGVSALKYGIFPSENFDDPAVLKTTFLNYNLKNPIGIAAGFDKHGDAVKGLRNIGFSIVEIGSVTPEPQPGNPKPRVFRLPEDQAVINRYGFNSEGHNIVFDKIKDMDKTLLDKGLLGINLGKNKNSTNAIGDYILGIQKFYKIADYFVINISSPNTPGLRSLQNKEELQKLLNAVNKTIESLDIAKKPPLLLKLAPDLNIEEMKDIVSVILNKNTKVDGLIISNTTIDRSNLNNTEFSQESGGLSGKPLGNKSTEMIKTMYKLTRGKVPILGVGGIFSGQDAYEKILAGASAVQIYTALIYYGPPIVTKIKSELAELLQRDGYSCVDDAVGKGVKL
- the LOC119833877 gene encoding ATP synthase subunit s, mitochondrial isoform X2; its protein translation is MLCIRKNILTFGQNARTTFQKRSFWEYVNMMFNKPDPDRIKLLGPDRTCAEWVLRNGGKVVWANGKKQTDYNSLPPDTQSVPKLTEIDGTGSSISHYGFPHLSGCTDLWKIILDNNKYIDDRALKGLNHGKDTLTHVQVSECVNVTDMGVKELSSLNKLQTLVLFKLSGVNNLEDCKKHIQSKLPNCKLIASSTQL
- the LOC119833877 gene encoding ATP synthase subunit s, mitochondrial isoform X1; protein product: MLCIRKNILTFGQNARTTFQKRSFWEYVNMMFNKPDPDRIKLLGPDRTCAEWVLRNGGKVVWANGKKQTDYNSLPPDTQSVPKLTEIDGTGSSISHYGFPHLSGCTDLWKIILDNNKYIDDRALKGLNHGKDTLTHVQVSECVNVTDMGVKELSSLNKLQTLVLFKLSGVNNLEDCKKHIQSKLPNCKLIGEEEKVGV
- the LOC119833877 gene encoding ATP synthase subunit s, mitochondrial isoform X3, coding for MMFNKPDPDRIKLLGPDRTCAEWVLRNGGKVVWANGKKQTDYNSLPPDTQSVPKLTEIDGTGSSISHYGFPHLSGCTDLWKIILDNNKYIDDRALKGLNHGKDTLTHVQVSECVNVTDMGVKELSSLNKLQTLVLFKLSGVNNLEDCKKHIQSKLPNCKLIGEEEKVGV